Proteins encoded together in one Hymenobacter monticola window:
- a CDS encoding DNA/RNA non-specific endonuclease yields MLCNLFTRLRWAAFAGGLLLAACQKQEATPAAPELPEHLTLGNPSGATADANEPTNYLLLKTQYALSYHRDRGIPNWVSWHLDASWRGTAPRQDDFRPDPELPTAWYRVGAGSYSGSGFDRGHNCPSADRTRTAADNSATFLMTNMMPQAPRLNQQTWADLEDYCRTLAGQGNELYIICGSYGRGGTGANGFVSTLDQGRVTVPARCWKVVVVLPAGEEDARRVAATTRVIAIDAPNDNALSTAWGSYRTSVDAIEAATGYDLLSAVPAAVQQVVEARVDTGPVN; encoded by the coding sequence ATGCTTTGTAATCTTTTTACGCGCCTTCGCTGGGCGGCCTTCGCCGGGGGGCTGCTGCTGGCGGCGTGCCAAAAGCAGGAAGCCACGCCTGCAGCACCGGAACTGCCTGAGCACCTGACGCTGGGCAACCCCAGCGGGGCCACGGCCGATGCCAATGAGCCCACCAACTACCTGCTGCTAAAAACCCAGTACGCACTGTCGTACCACCGCGACCGCGGCATACCAAACTGGGTGAGCTGGCACTTGGATGCCAGTTGGCGGGGCACGGCGCCCCGGCAAGACGACTTCCGGCCCGACCCGGAGTTACCGACTGCCTGGTACCGCGTTGGCGCCGGCAGCTACAGCGGCTCGGGCTTCGACCGGGGGCACAACTGCCCCAGTGCCGACCGCACGCGCACCGCGGCCGACAACTCGGCCACTTTCTTGATGACTAACATGATGCCCCAGGCGCCGCGCCTGAACCAGCAGACCTGGGCCGACCTAGAAGACTATTGCCGTACGTTGGCCGGCCAGGGCAACGAGCTGTACATCATTTGCGGCAGCTACGGGCGCGGCGGCACGGGGGCCAATGGGTTCGTGAGCACCCTAGACCAGGGCCGCGTGACCGTGCCGGCCCGTTGCTGGAAGGTGGTGGTGGTGCTGCCGGCAGGGGAGGAAGATGCCCGCCGCGTCGCGGCCACTACCCGCGTCATTGCCATTGATGCGCCGAATGATAATGCGCTGAGTACCGCCTGGGGCAGCTACCGCACCAGCGTGGATGCCATCGAGGCAGCCACCGGCTACGACCTGCTTTCCGCCGTGCCCGCGGCGGTGCAGCAGGTGGTGGAAGCGCGCGTCGACACAGGGCCAGTCAATTAA
- a CDS encoding cupin domain-containing protein: MTTAQDLVDHLQLQPHPEGGYYRETYRAALEIAADSGALRNVSTAIYYLLENDNRSHFHRIQSDELWFFHQGQPLEVLLLQNGELTILTLGHDVTQGELLQAVVPAHTWFGARVQGGTGFALVSCTVAPGFDFADFELADRARLTEEFPEYAPVIEQMTH, translated from the coding sequence ATGACAACTGCTCAAGACCTCGTTGACCACCTGCAACTACAGCCCCATCCCGAAGGCGGCTACTACCGCGAAACCTACCGGGCGGCACTCGAAATCGCCGCCGACAGCGGCGCCCTGCGCAACGTGAGCACCGCCATCTACTACCTGCTCGAAAACGACAACCGCTCGCACTTCCACCGCATCCAATCCGACGAGTTGTGGTTCTTTCACCAAGGGCAGCCGCTGGAGGTGCTGTTGCTGCAAAATGGCGAACTGACCATTCTCACGCTGGGCCACGATGTAACCCAGGGCGAACTGCTGCAAGCTGTGGTGCCGGCACACACTTGGTTTGGCGCGCGGGTACAGGGCGGCACGGGCTTCGCGCTGGTCAGCTGCACGGTGGCGCCGGGCTTCGATTTTGCTGATTTTGAGCTGGCCGACCGCGCCCGGCTCACCGAGGAATTCCCAGAGTATGCCCCGGTTATTGAGCAAATGACACATTGA
- a CDS encoding beta strand repeat-containing protein encodes MRQTTTARQSAFGAWLLLLSLFLGPLGAWAQLQTPTAITPISLGATAYTQNFNVLAATGTSSIVPVGFGFVETNVSGSGANNTYTALTITAAGGGSSGTGDTYSFGTSATGSTDRAFGSVRSGSLNPSFGFAFTNNTGATVTSLNVSYTGETYRLAGATPARGTADRLDFQYSTNATSLTTGTYVNVDPLDYNGVVNNVTSSIGLDGNATANRATVSGTISGLTIADGATFYIRFNDFDATGADDGLAIDDFSITAVTPAVCDAPTNLAPANVTTTTADVTFTGSASATSYTVTTTPATTPQTLPAGATSVSFSGLTAGTAYTVSIVSNCAGGATATAATTTFTTSASASPCDAPTALSVSAITNTTATVSFTGSATATGGYTLTTTPATSSQTLAAGATSANLTGLTAGTAYTVSIVSNCNAGATSAAATTTFTTTSVCNAPTALASANVTTTSADVTFTGSATATSYTVTTVPATTTQTLAAGANSVSFSGLTPGTAYTVSIVSNCAGGATATAATTAFTTATPPPPSISIAAVNTPYSENFNSLATGGTANSISTLPLGWTFDEADTNANTTYRADDGGSATGDTFSYGTGTATERAFGTLASGSLQSTIGATYTNNTGVPITSLLISYTGELWRLSALSGRLDRLEFSYSTGGGTFATATYTPFSALNFSTPTTADFSAAVGARNGNAAANQTAVSGTISGLNIAPGAVFFIRWVDPDLTGNDDGLAIDNFSLTANPVVVACGAPTIASIGSIAQTTASVSLTPGTNGGTTFTVTATPTAGGTAVTATGTSPVSLTGLTAGTSYSVTATSDCNAGFSSPSQVSASSPLTTAAAVTARLSVRRGITAYPSNGTTYNFGNQTLGTTSAPISFTLANNGTGTLAISGISTTGDFAVSGPVPTTIAAGDTAVVSVTFTPTALNTRTGTLVINSDASNGAAYTVNLTGNGTAVPVPVITVLQGATPYVSGSTFSGFAPTTVGSFSNVTFTIQNTGTAPLTITGLAPGGTDFSTSFGSGGPTLPFTIAVGSSATFLVIFGPTAPGTRTGTVTISSNSTVNSSYVINLSGQGTAATLPDLTVTTGTPTAPTPIAGNYNNVTIASGGNAIVAGALTVAGTLTVQPNGLLIQNCQSISGTGNFVLQAGGGLAICDQAGIYGTGTGALGAIRVSGNRTYSPAAAYIYNGTVAQVTGPDLPTQVAALGVTNAAGLTLSQAVAVAQQVTLQIGNLNTGGQTFTLLSSAAGTAVLDNGTAGSIVNGTATVQRYIDNANPIGYRHYSAPVSNTTVDDLATSNFTPVFNTAYNTSPTPSTIPNFPNVFGYNEARVGTVTSTYGPFDKGWFVPAAGSPMAVNRGYTVNAPNTALVDFVGLLNNGSQNSGALGYTSVNGGWQFLGNPYPAPLDWSTVAPAQRPGMEAAMYVFQSSGQYGGSYRSYTNGIGGASPLIPTAAGYFVRVGTIGAAGAVNLTNANRVTTFGPQPAFGRGATDTRPQLQLQLNGATAGLDEAYIYFEAGATAAADAEYDARKLANPSGLSLASLAAGEELSINGLPVLTNATVLVPLTVQVPQAGSYLLQVGELANFTGTATLVDALTGTRTVLATGTRYAFALTGTSATGRFSVEFRSASVLASTPAQALAAQVQVFPNPASGSFRLQLPVLSSKAAVSATLVNALGQTVLTRSLSAPAGQAIDAAFDVRGLAAGVYTLRLNVDGTPLVRKVVVE; translated from the coding sequence ATGAGACAAACCACTACTGCGCGGCAGTCGGCTTTTGGAGCCTGGTTGCTTTTGTTGTCGCTGTTTTTAGGCCCTTTGGGTGCCTGGGCTCAGTTGCAAACCCCTACTGCCATCACGCCCATCAGCCTGGGCGCCACGGCCTATACGCAGAATTTCAACGTCTTGGCTGCCACGGGCACCAGTTCAATCGTCCCGGTGGGCTTTGGGTTTGTTGAAACCAACGTCTCGGGCTCGGGCGCCAACAATACCTACACGGCGCTAACCATTACCGCTGCCGGCGGCGGCAGTTCGGGCACCGGCGACACCTATAGCTTTGGCACGAGCGCGACGGGCTCGACGGACCGGGCGTTTGGTAGCGTGCGCAGCGGTTCGCTGAATCCTTCCTTCGGCTTTGCCTTCACCAACAACACCGGCGCTACCGTTACCAGCCTGAACGTGAGCTACACGGGCGAGACGTACCGCCTGGCCGGGGCCACCCCGGCCCGCGGCACCGCCGACCGTCTGGACTTCCAGTACAGCACGAATGCCACCTCGCTGACGACCGGCACGTACGTGAACGTGGACCCGCTGGACTATAACGGCGTGGTGAACAACGTCACTTCAAGCATTGGCCTGGATGGCAACGCCACGGCCAACCGGGCGACCGTTTCCGGCACCATCTCGGGCCTGACCATCGCCGATGGCGCCACCTTCTACATTCGTTTTAACGACTTCGACGCCACCGGCGCCGACGACGGGCTGGCTATCGACGACTTTTCCATCACGGCTGTCACGCCGGCCGTCTGCGATGCCCCGACCAACCTGGCGCCGGCCAACGTGACGACGACGACGGCGGACGTGACGTTTACGGGCAGCGCCTCGGCCACGAGCTACACGGTGACGACCACGCCGGCCACCACCCCGCAGACGCTGCCGGCCGGCGCCACGTCGGTGAGCTTCAGCGGGCTGACGGCGGGCACGGCCTACACGGTATCCATCGTGAGCAACTGCGCCGGCGGCGCCACCGCCACGGCCGCTACCACCACCTTCACCACGTCGGCGTCGGCGTCGCCCTGCGACGCGCCCACGGCGCTCTCGGTGAGCGCCATTACCAATACCACGGCCACGGTTTCCTTTACGGGCAGCGCCACGGCCACCGGCGGCTACACCCTGACCACCACGCCGGCTACTTCGTCGCAAACCCTGGCGGCCGGCGCCACCTCGGCCAACCTGACCGGCCTGACGGCGGGCACGGCTTACACGGTGAGCATCGTGAGCAACTGCAACGCGGGCGCTACTTCTGCTGCGGCCACCACCACGTTCACCACTACCTCGGTGTGCAACGCCCCCACGGCGCTGGCCTCGGCCAACGTGACCACCACTTCGGCCGATGTCACCTTCACGGGCAGTGCCACGGCCACGAGCTACACGGTGACAACCGTGCCAGCTACCACCACGCAAACGCTGGCCGCCGGGGCCAACTCGGTGAGCTTCAGCGGCCTGACGCCTGGCACGGCTTATACCGTGAGTATCGTGAGCAACTGCGCCGGCGGCGCCACCGCCACGGCCGCCACCACCGCCTTCACCACCGCCACTCCGCCGCCGCCGTCCATTAGCATTGCGGCGGTGAATACGCCTTACAGCGAGAATTTTAACAGCCTGGCCACGGGCGGCACTGCCAACAGCATCAGCACGCTGCCGCTGGGCTGGACTTTTGACGAAGCAGATACCAATGCCAACACAACCTACCGAGCCGATGACGGCGGCTCTGCCACGGGCGATACCTTCAGCTACGGCACGGGCACCGCTACGGAACGGGCTTTTGGCACACTGGCCAGCGGCAGCCTGCAGTCCACCATCGGCGCGACTTACACGAACAACACCGGTGTGCCCATCACCTCGCTGCTCATCAGCTACACCGGCGAGCTCTGGCGCTTATCGGCACTGAGCGGGCGGCTCGACCGGCTGGAGTTTAGCTACAGCACGGGCGGCGGCACCTTCGCCACGGCTACTTACACGCCTTTTTCGGCCCTCAACTTCTCGACGCCCACGACGGCTGACTTTAGCGCGGCCGTTGGGGCGCGGAACGGCAACGCCGCCGCAAACCAAACGGCCGTTTCGGGCACCATTTCGGGCCTGAACATTGCACCCGGCGCCGTCTTCTTCATCCGCTGGGTTGACCCGGACCTCACCGGCAACGACGACGGCCTGGCCATCGACAACTTCTCGCTGACCGCCAACCCCGTGGTGGTGGCCTGCGGCGCACCCACCATCGCCAGCATCGGCAGCATCGCCCAAACCACGGCCAGCGTGAGCCTGACGCCCGGCACCAACGGCGGTACCACCTTCACCGTAACGGCCACGCCCACGGCGGGCGGCACGGCCGTCACGGCCACCGGCACTTCGCCGGTCAGCCTGACGGGCCTCACGGCCGGCACCAGCTACTCGGTAACGGCTACGTCGGATTGCAACGCGGGCTTCTCCAGCCCCAGCCAGGTCTCGGCTTCCTCGCCTCTGACCACGGCGGCTGCGGTTACTGCCCGCCTGTCGGTGCGCCGCGGCATCACGGCCTACCCCAGCAACGGCACGACCTACAACTTTGGCAACCAGACGCTGGGCACCACCAGCGCGCCGATTTCCTTCACGCTGGCCAACAACGGCACGGGCACCCTCGCCATCAGCGGCATCAGCACCACCGGCGATTTTGCGGTGAGTGGCCCGGTGCCCACCACCATTGCGGCCGGCGACACGGCCGTGGTAAGCGTCACGTTTACGCCCACGGCGCTGAACACGCGCACGGGCACGCTGGTCATCAACTCAGATGCCAGCAACGGTGCTGCCTACACAGTGAACCTGACGGGCAACGGGACGGCCGTGCCGGTGCCCGTTATCACCGTGCTGCAAGGCGCTACGCCCTATGTTAGCGGTAGCACGTTCAGCGGATTTGCTCCCACCACGGTGGGCAGCTTCAGCAACGTCACGTTCACCATTCAGAACACGGGCACCGCGCCCCTCACCATCACCGGGTTGGCCCCGGGTGGTACCGATTTTTCGACTTCATTCGGCTCGGGTGGTCCGACGCTGCCCTTCACTATTGCGGTGGGAAGCTCGGCTACGTTTCTGGTGATTTTTGGGCCCACAGCTCCGGGCACTCGCACGGGTACTGTCACCATCAGCAGCAACAGCACCGTTAACAGCAGCTACGTTATCAACCTGAGCGGCCAGGGAACGGCCGCCACGCTGCCCGACCTGACGGTGACAACGGGCACGCCCACCGCGCCCACGCCCATTGCGGGCAACTACAACAACGTGACCATTGCCTCTGGCGGCAACGCCATCGTGGCCGGGGCGCTCACCGTGGCCGGCACCCTTACGGTGCAGCCCAATGGCCTGCTCATCCAGAACTGCCAGTCCATTTCGGGAACGGGCAATTTCGTGCTGCAGGCCGGCGGCGGGCTGGCCATCTGCGACCAGGCTGGCATCTACGGCACAGGCACGGGTGCGCTGGGCGCCATCCGCGTTTCGGGCAACCGTACCTACAGCCCGGCGGCAGCCTACATCTACAACGGCACGGTAGCTCAGGTGACGGGCCCGGACCTGCCCACGCAGGTGGCGGCTCTGGGCGTGACCAACGCTGCTGGCCTGACCCTCAGCCAGGCTGTGGCCGTGGCTCAGCAGGTGACTTTGCAGATAGGCAACCTGAACACGGGCGGCCAAACCTTCACGCTGCTCTCGTCGGCTGCGGGCACGGCGGTGCTCGATAACGGCACGGCGGGCAGCATAGTGAATGGCACGGCCACCGTGCAGCGCTACATCGACAACGCCAACCCCATTGGCTACCGCCACTACTCGGCGCCGGTGAGCAACACCACGGTGGATGACCTGGCCACGAGCAACTTCACCCCAGTGTTCAACACGGCTTACAATACCAGCCCGACGCCGAGCACAATTCCGAATTTCCCGAACGTGTTTGGCTACAACGAAGCCCGCGTGGGCACCGTCACGTCCACTTACGGGCCCTTCGATAAGGGCTGGTTTGTGCCCGCAGCGGGCAGCCCCATGGCCGTGAACCGCGGCTATACCGTGAACGCGCCCAACACCGCGCTGGTTGATTTTGTAGGCTTGCTGAACAACGGCAGCCAGAATTCGGGCGCGCTGGGCTACACCAGCGTCAACGGCGGCTGGCAGTTCCTGGGCAACCCTTATCCGGCCCCGCTGGACTGGAGCACCGTAGCCCCGGCCCAGCGCCCCGGCATGGAGGCTGCCATGTACGTGTTCCAGAGTAGCGGCCAGTACGGCGGCAGCTACCGCAGCTACACCAACGGCATCGGCGGCGCCTCGCCGCTGATTCCGACGGCCGCAGGTTACTTTGTGCGGGTGGGTACGATTGGCGCTGCCGGCGCAGTGAACCTGACCAACGCCAACCGCGTGACTACCTTCGGCCCGCAGCCCGCCTTTGGGCGTGGTGCTACCGACACGCGCCCGCAGCTGCAGCTGCAGTTGAACGGCGCCACGGCCGGCCTCGACGAGGCTTATATCTACTTTGAAGCCGGTGCTACCGCCGCCGCCGATGCTGAGTACGACGCCCGCAAGCTGGCCAACCCCAGCGGCCTGAGCCTGGCCTCGCTGGCTGCCGGTGAGGAGCTGTCCATCAACGGCCTGCCCGTGCTGACCAACGCTACCGTACTAGTACCCCTCACGGTGCAGGTGCCGCAGGCTGGCAGCTACCTCCTGCAGGTAGGTGAACTGGCCAACTTCACCGGCACGGCCACGCTGGTTGACGCCCTGACTGGCACTCGCACGGTGCTGGCCACCGGCACCCGCTACGCCTTCGCCCTGACGGGTACTTCGGCTACGGGCCGATTCTCAGTAGAATTCCGCTCGGCTAGCGTGCTGGCTAGCACGCCGGCGCAGGCCCTGGCCGCGCAGGTGCAGGTGTTCCCGAACCCGGCTTCGGGCTCGTTCCGCCTGCAGCTGCCGGTGCTCAGCAGTAAAGCCGCGGTATCGGCTACGCTGGTGAACGCCCTGGGCCAAACCGTGCTGACCCGCTCGCTAAGCGCGCCCGCCGGCCAGGCCATCGATGCCGCCTTCGACGTGCGCGGTTTGGCCGCGGGCGTCTACACGCTGCGTCTGAACGTGGACGGCACGCCGCTGGTCCGTAAGGTGGTGGTGGAATAA
- a CDS encoding zinc dependent phospholipase C family protein, protein MSRIYFLLLAVLLAFSARPAAGYAVLTHEANIDSTWERCLVPAILKRYPTTTPEQLVDAKAYAYGGAIIQDMGYYPFGSVLFTNLTHYVRSGDFIRNLLMEAQDRNDYAFALGALAHYSADLNGHSEGTNRAVPMVYPELKAKYGDVVTYEQGKYQHGQMEFSFDVVQLASGKYRSQDYHQKIGFQVSKAVLERAFLKTYGLELGQVILNVDLSIASYRFAVSQLIPQAARAAWHYKRKEILKLSPGARRRDYMARNSPAAFRKEYGNDYQRPGFGARIISYFIRVLPKIGPLKPFAFKLPTPEAQKVFRTSFQKVMASYCANIARQPADTAAAPLALANADFDTGHPTHAGEYGLADETYGEWVRKLAKKKFEALSPVARQNILAFYGSAPKGPVSQEEKEGDKQKETQEALEQLRALR, encoded by the coding sequence ATGTCGCGTATTTATTTCCTATTGCTGGCGGTGCTGCTGGCTTTTTCGGCTCGTCCGGCGGCGGGCTACGCTGTGCTCACGCACGAAGCCAATATTGACTCGACCTGGGAACGGTGCTTGGTGCCGGCCATTCTGAAGCGCTACCCCACCACCACGCCCGAGCAGCTGGTTGATGCCAAGGCCTATGCCTACGGCGGGGCTATTATTCAGGACATGGGCTACTATCCGTTTGGCTCGGTGCTGTTTACGAACCTGACCCACTACGTGCGCTCGGGCGACTTCATCCGCAACCTGCTCATGGAAGCGCAGGACCGCAACGACTACGCCTTTGCCCTGGGCGCGCTGGCCCACTACTCGGCCGACCTCAACGGCCACTCCGAGGGCACCAACCGCGCCGTGCCCATGGTGTACCCTGAATTGAAAGCGAAATACGGCGACGTGGTGACCTACGAGCAGGGCAAGTACCAGCACGGCCAGATGGAGTTTTCCTTCGACGTGGTGCAGCTGGCCAGCGGCAAGTACCGCAGCCAGGACTACCACCAGAAAATTGGCTTCCAGGTGAGCAAGGCCGTGCTGGAGCGGGCCTTCCTGAAAACCTACGGCCTGGAACTGGGCCAGGTAATTCTCAACGTGGACCTGAGCATTGCCAGCTACCGCTTTGCCGTGAGCCAGCTCATTCCGCAGGCAGCCCGGGCCGCCTGGCACTACAAGCGCAAAGAAATACTGAAGCTGAGCCCCGGCGCGCGCCGCCGCGACTATATGGCGCGCAACAGCCCCGCCGCGTTTCGCAAGGAGTACGGCAACGACTACCAACGGCCCGGCTTCGGGGCGCGCATCATCTCGTATTTCATTCGGGTGCTGCCCAAAATTGGTCCGCTCAAGCCCTTTGCCTTCAAGCTGCCCACGCCTGAAGCGCAAAAAGTATTCCGGACCAGCTTCCAGAAGGTGATGGCCAGCTACTGCGCCAACATCGCCCGCCAGCCTGCCGACACCGCCGCTGCCCCGCTCGCCCTGGCCAACGCTGACTTTGACACCGGCCACCCCACGCACGCCGGCGAGTACGGCCTAGCCGACGAAACCTACGGCGAGTGGGTGCGCAAGCTGGCCAAGAAAAAATTTGAGGCCCTGAGCCCGGTGGCGCGCCAAAACATCCTGGCTTTCTACGGCTCGGCGCCCAAAGGCCCGGTTTCGCAGGAAGAGAAGGAAGGTGACAAGCAAAAAGAAACCCAGGAAGCGCTGGAGCAACTGCGGGCGCTGCGCTGA